One genomic region from Vanacampus margaritifer isolate UIUO_Vmar chromosome 2, RoL_Vmar_1.0, whole genome shotgun sequence encodes:
- the gosr2 gene encoding Golgi SNAP receptor complex member 2 — METLYHQTNKKIQEVQSLMGNLERTDRQSVHLLENELLARIEQIFNHLERLEILSSKEPPNRRQNAKLRVDQLKYDVQHLRTALQNFQHRRYTHEAQEREREELMSRTFTTNDADTSIPIDETLQLNTNLHNAHRGMDDLLGSGSSILNGLKDQRSSLKGTHKKMLDVANMLGLSNTVMRLIERRATQDKWIMIGGMLLTCAFMFLVIRYLG; from the exons ATGGAGACGTTGTACCACCAGACAAACAA AAAAATCCAAGAGGTGCAGTCGCTCATGGGCAACCTAGAGAGAACAGATCGTCAGTCAGTTCACT TGTTAGAGAATGAACTTCTTGCTCGAATTGAGCAGATCTTCAACCACTTGGAGCGTCTGGAGATCCTGTCCAGCAAGGAACCACCTAACCGCCGCCAGAATGCCAAACT GCGCGTGGACCAGCTCAAGTATGATGTCCAGCACCTACGCACCGCCCTGCAGAACTTCCAGCACAGACGCTACACCCACGAGGCCCAGGAGCGGGAGCGGGAGGAGCTCATGAGCCGGACCTTCACCACCAAT GACGCCGACACGTCCATCCCCATTGATGAGACGCTGCAGCTCAACACCAACCTGCACAACGCACACAGAGGTATGGACGACCTGCTGGGCAGCGGTAGCAGCATCCTCAACGGGCTCAAAGATCAAAGATCCTCACTCAAG GGGACACATAAGAAGATGCTGGATGTGGCCAACATGCTCGGTCTGTCCAACACAGTGATGCGGCTCATTGAGAGGAGAGCCACACAGGACAAGTGGATCATGATCGGAGGGATGTTGCTCACGTGCGCCTTCATGTTCCTGGTGATACGATATCTAGGATGA